ATGGCTCGAAGCCATCGTCCATCAGCATCCTCAGGACGTCTTCTACCTGCACTCTGTTGGCTTGTATCCTGTCTGAGGGCATGGGCCCGGAATCCCTGCTCTCCTCCATATGCCAACTGTGCGTCGATATGACGAGATCCGCATCTCCGCACGCCCTTGCCAGCGCCATGTAATCCTCCGGTCTCCTCTTCCCCTCATGCATCGGCCACAGGTATGCCGCGATGGTCTTCCCCCGATCGTCCGTCCCTTTGGCCACAGGATGCTCCATGACGCCCTTCACATTGTAGGGCTGAGTACTAGGGTCGGCGTATACCGATGAATCATGACGGATGCCGAGCCTCACCAGCTCATCTATGACGCTGTCGTTGGTCCTCATGTAAGGTGCTCTGAAGCAGACCGGTTTGGAGACGTTGTCCCTGACGGCAGTGAATCCTCTGTCCATCACCAGCCTGAGGTCGTCCACAGCTGTCAGATCCTCATGGTCATACCCGTGGAAACCTATGCAGTGGCCGCTGAGGATAGAGCAATCGACGGTCTCGGCCGTGCGGCCTTCGATGAAGAACGTACCTCTGATTCCGAGATCATCCAGCAAATCTGACAGTATCGCAAGACCCTTCTCGGTCGATGCGAACCTCGGAGAGGTACCCTGGCCGCGGTCCAGCGACCCGGCTGCCTGACTGCCTTCGATCTGGACATTAACATCACGGTCTACGTCGACCGTGAACATCAGCTTGCGTGTCATCTCATCTTGACGTCGGTGACCCTTTTGAGGAGCATTCCCTCGATGTCGAAGGGCGAATTGCTGACAGCGGCCTTCTGGGCACGGGTGAGCTTCGCCCCGCTTTCGGCGTAGATGGTCATTAGGACCTCTCCTTCCTCGACCCTCTGGCCCTTCTTCTTGTACACCATCAGACCGGCACCCTTGTCCGCGGGTGCCCCGGCGATCTTCGCCACGTTGACGATCTCCTTGTTGCGGATCGAATGGACGTAACCTGCATGGCTCGCCACCACATCAACGGTGTACTTGCCGGGCTGCAGGTCTGTTGACTTAAGGTCGGGTCTGCCGTTCTGGGCGGCCACGATCTCTATGAACTTCTTGTGGGCCTCTCCTGATTCCAGGATCTGCTTGGCCTTCTCGAACCCGTTGCTGATGCCTGCCATCTCCAGGATTATTCCGGCGCACTCGCATGCCTTCTCGATCACGCTGGACGGATGCTTCTCTCCCTCCAGGATGCTTATGCACTCCCTGGCCTCCAGATTGGGACCTATGGCGTTGCCGACAGGCTGGTCGGCATATGTTATCGCACACTCGACGTGCATACCGATCCTCTCTCCCAGGTCCATCAGGTCACGGGCATAGGACTTCGCCATCTCCAGCGTAGGGACCTTGGTACCGGATCCCATCGGGATATCGACCAGGAGATGCGTGGAGCCCATTGCTACCTTCTTGCTCATGATGGATGCGAGCATCTGTGCCCTGGGGTTGATTCCGAGGGGGTGCTCTATCTTGATGACCATGTCATCGACGGGGGCCAGGTTCATCGATCCGCCCCAGGCGAACACTCCGCCGACCTCCTCTGAGATCGCCATGACTTTGCTGGCCTCCAACTCCACATCGCAGAACGTCTCGACAAAGTCCGATGTTCCGCAGGCACTGCTGATCGCACGGGACGATGTCTTGGGGATCATCAGTCCGGCTGCGGCCACTATGGATACCACGATGGGTGTGATCTTGTTTCCGGGAACGCCTCCCAGACTGTGGAAGTCGAACACAGGTTTCCTCGAGAACTTGAGGATGTCACCGGTGTTGGCCATTGCCATGGTGAAGTTGGCGATCTCATCGATGTCCATACCGTTGATGTACAGGGCGGTAAGCCATGCGGAGACCTCCATCTCGGACAACCTGTTCTCCAGGATGTCCCTGACGATTGCCTCGATCTGGTCCTTGTCCAGCTTCTCCCCGTCCATCTTCATGCGGATGTACCTGACGGAATCGGGGGCATGGGCGAACACTATGTCGACCGTTCCGTCCTTGTTCGTACCGGTCTTCTTCAGAAGTGAGACAGGAATTCCTGCGGTTCCGGACTCTATGACGCCCTTTCCATAGGTCATCACAGCGATGGTGGCCCTTTCCCCGGTGATCATCACACGGTCGTTCTCCTTCAGGCCCAATGCTATGCAGTCATTCTCATCCAAGAGGATGGTCGGTGTCCTAATGAACACTTCGTACGACTTGACTTTGAATTTCATTTCGACCCCCACGTTTCAAGTGCGATCTTCAGTTCGTTGTGGTCCTTGGCGTACTCCTCCTTGGGGATGCCCAGGAACGCCGCGTCCACGGCTTGGCTCATACCCATGGCACCGGCCCTGACACCGCCAGGATGTCCGGCCACTCCGCCTCCGGCCTGTATCTGCACGTTGTTGCCTGCCTTTTTCACGATGGCCTCGACTATTCCCGGATACACTCCTCCGGAGCAAACAGGCATGACTGTCTTATAGGGGACATCGTTGCCGAGACATGCAGGAAGGTTCGCGTCCTCCTTGGTGCTGCCCGACATCTTTCCCACTCCGAGGGTACCGATGTGCAGGGCATCTCCGCCGCACATCCTGGTCAGCTTCGTGAGCGGGAGCATCGCCACACCGTGTAACGGATCCTTGGTGAACGCTCCGTGCATGGTCCTGTGGACATGGATAGGGACTTTGATAGAGGGGTCCTCGGCCAATGCCTGGACGGCTCCGAATCCGCATGTGATGACATCGACCATGATCTCCCTTGCACCCCACGACTGCACCTTCTCTGCGAGCTCGACGATCTTATCTCCGCGAGTGCTCACATTGATTGCATGCATCATCTTGTGGCCTTCGGATTCCAATCTGTCCAAGGCCTCTGCGACCGCCAATGTCCTGTCCTCTATGGGACAGAAAGGCTGATCCACCAGGGTCTCATCATCCTTAGAGTTGGTGAGCCCTCCGGCTCCCGCCTCGTAGACGTATTCAGCAGTCTTCTTCGGATCGAGACCGATCTTGGGCTTGACTATGGTACCGACCAGCGGCTTCTCGGGACGGTCCAGGGCCTTCCTGATACCGTCCGCACCGAACTTCGGTCCCTTGAACTGCTCGAGTATGGACTTGGGGAACGTTACATCCTCCAGCCTCACTCCCTTGAGTGCACCCAGTCCGAACAGGTTTCCGGCTATTACGCTGAGGATCTGGGGAACGGCTCCGACCTCGATGCTGAAATCATCGGTGGGGAACTCGACGATGATGTTGTCGCCGCTGATGTCCACGACCCTCGCTCCGAGATTGCTGAAGACCTCATGGTCGAGGGTGGAGATACCCGTCCACGTTCCCGTGGACTGCTCCGCTGCGATCGCCTCTGCGGCCTTCTCTATAGGAAGGTCAGTGGTGACGCGGTACTTGCAGACGACATATTTGTCCGGATCAACCGGCTCTCCCAAATGCAGATACGAATCCATGCTCTCACTCCTTCATCATTTCCGTTCCGAACTTCCTTTCCATAACGTCATACACGGAACCTGGCGATATGAGTCCGATCTCCGTGATTATGCCGTCGATGTACTGTGCTGGCGTGATGTCGAACACCGGGTTGTATATCTTCACCGAATCCGGGATCTCCCCGGGCTTCACGACCTCCGACGTCTCACGCTCTTCTATCTTGACGAGGTCCCCGTCCAAAGTCAGCGGCGAGAACTTGTAGGTCTCGCTGCAAGTGTAGAACTGGACCCTGGCCTCCTTGGCCGCCATTGCGACCTGGGAGGTGCCTATCTTGTTCACCAGTGCTCCGTGGGATGTTATCGTATCGGCTCCCACAAGCACCTTGTCGACCTTCTTCATGACCAGACGCACGGCGCTGTCGATTATCAGGGTGGTATCGATTCCCTCTTTGGCCAGGTCGTTGACCGTGAGGATGCCCTGCCTCCATGGACGGGACTCCGTTGCGAACACCTTGATGTCCTTGCCCTGCTTGAAGGCCTCGACGATCGCCCCTATGGCGACGCTGCTGTTGCAATGCGTCATTATCGTATCGCCGTCCTCGATCCTCTTGGCACCGATCTTGGCGATGGTCCTCACCGCCTCCTCGGATTCCTTGATGAACTGCTCCGAGTTCGAGATAAGCAATGCCTTGGCCGATTCGATATCGTCCTCGTCCTTGACGCCCTTCATCGATGCCTGCACACCGTTCCACAGCGAGACCGCGGTCGGCCTGGAATCCAGAAGAACCTTGGAAGCCTCGTCCATGTCCTTCCGGAACGCGGCGATGTCCGACCCTGAATAGGATTCTGCGAACTTCCTCATCGCATCGGCTCCCGCCCTGGCGATCCTGCCCGCTCCGCGGATCTTCATGTCACGGATTTCCTGTGCCGTGACAACGATGTTCTGGTCCATGCCCATGTATCAAAGAATAACGTTAAAAGAATATTGAGGTCGGCTCCCACATATGTCGAAGTATGCGTTCAGTCGTCGATCACGATCTCATGGACGATCCTGCGGGCCTCGTCCAGACCGTATGCGAGACATACCGCGGCTATCACCGCTTCGAAGCAGTCGGCGCGCATGTTCTCCACGACATCCTTGGTCTGTCCCTTCATGTGGCCGTGCCCCACCCTCATCATGCCGTCTATGTCGATGCCTTTGGCCAGGATCCTCTCGGACAGCATATGGTTGGCCACCTTGTCCTGCTTGTAATCGGTCATCGGGCCCTCGCTGATGTCAGTGTCACGGTAGATGTGCTCGCACACGAGGAATTCAAGGACAGAATCCCCCAGGAATTCTAGGCGCTCGTAGGAAGGCACCTTCCTTGGCGGATCCATGTTCAGTGCCTCGTTGGAGAAGCTGTCGTGAGTGAGTGCGGCGCAGAATAGTGCCAGATCTTCTTCGGATACCTTCCTGTAACCGAAGGGGCTCTTGGCAAGGAACTCGCGTACCTCCTTCTCGAAATCAGTCTCCATGGACCTCTGAATGAGTAGCGGATATATTGCTCTGCTCCCGTTCGTTCGCCCATGCGCGTGCGCGCTATAGAGAAATATATCTAAAAGGGAGACTATTGGCGCATTATGCCCGGCAAGAAGAAGCGCGTGAGAATGAGAGGCGTCAAGCATACTTCCAAGAAGCTCGAGGAGGATCTTCTGGAGCGTTCAAGGACCCTTGCTGACAACCCCGGTCTGCTCAGGCCTCAATGCGCGGGTAACTGCAGGAAATGCCATTTCGACAAGACGTTCAAGGCCATCGATTCCCTGCAGAAGATACGCAACAACCCCGATGCCCTGGTGAAGGAAGCTGGAAAGATGTTCAACGACGACATCACTAAGGCCTACGCCGGGACCATCTCACTGGCCGCGGCTGGATCCATCCCGCTGCTCGCGAGCGCCAAGCTGGGCGACGAAGTGGTCTCGTATGCGGTGAGGGGAAGCGTCGGAGCGGACAAACTGATCGGATGCCAATACTACACGGATCCCAAGATCAGGCTGCTGCTCTACAACCAGTTCATCAAGAAGAACGGCCTGTTCCTCTACTCATTCGAGGACACCATGGTCTGTTCCGATCAATTCAACATGCCCGAGGACTACCTCTACGACACATTCTGGGAGACCCCCTACGAGTTCCCCGATGACGATCTGGAGTGCGGGCACGAGGCATCTGCGGTGCTCGAGATCGAGGTCAAATCCCTGGGAAGGACCATTAAGATCTGCGAGAACTGCGCCAAGAACGTCTCCACCATCCAGTTCCTGCTGTCCCGTATGTCAGGCAACGATCCCGTCAAGGACCTTTCTGTACGCGTGAGGCACAAATACCACGCAGAGGGAGAGAAGGATTACGAAGAGATCTCGGAGGACAAGCTCAGAGAGTACATCATCGGGAAGACCACGGATTCCTCCCTCATTGCCGAGATCAAGAGGTCCAAACTGGGCAACCTGAAGGGAAGCTCGACGGCTACATACATCATCGGCACGCAGAACTACGGATCGTCCCTAGACAAGTTCATATCCGCCCTGGAGGGACCTGAGGAAGTCAAAGCTACTCTGAATAAGTTCCTCACGGACAACCCAAGGGCCA
The nucleotide sequence above comes from Methanomassiliicoccales archaeon LGM-RCC1. Encoded proteins:
- a CDS encoding polysaccharide deacetylase family protein, which codes for MTRKLMFTVDVDRDVNVQIEGSQAAGSLDRGQGTSPRFASTEKGLAILSDLLDDLGIRGTFFIEGRTAETVDCSILSGHCIGFHGYDHEDLTAVDDLRLVMDRGFTAVRDNVSKPVCFRAPYMRTNDSVIDELVRLGIRHDSSVYADPSTQPYNVKGVMEHPVAKGTDDRGKTIAAYLWPMHEGKRRPEDYMALARACGDADLVISTHSWHMEESRDSGPMPSDRIQANRVQVEDVLRMLMDDGFEPSVICGDR
- a CDS encoding AMP phosphorylase — translated: MKFKVKSYEVFIRTPTILLDENDCIALGLKENDRVMITGERATIAVMTYGKGVIESGTAGIPVSLLKKTGTNKDGTVDIVFAHAPDSVRYIRMKMDGEKLDKDQIEAIVRDILENRLSEMEVSAWLTALYINGMDIDEIANFTMAMANTGDILKFSRKPVFDFHSLGGVPGNKITPIVVSIVAAAGLMIPKTSSRAISSACGTSDFVETFCDVELEASKVMAISEEVGGVFAWGGSMNLAPVDDMVIKIEHPLGINPRAQMLASIMSKKVAMGSTHLLVDIPMGSGTKVPTLEMAKSYARDLMDLGERIGMHVECAITYADQPVGNAIGPNLEARECISILEGEKHPSSVIEKACECAGIILEMAGISNGFEKAKQILESGEAHKKFIEIVAAQNGRPDLKSTDLQPGKYTVDVVASHAGYVHSIRNKEIVNVAKIAGAPADKGAGLMVYKKKGQRVEEGEVLMTIYAESGAKLTRAQKAAVSNSPFDIEGMLLKRVTDVKMR
- a CDS encoding RuBisCO large subunit C-terminal-like domain-containing protein, with the translated sequence MDSYLHLGEPVDPDKYVVCKYRVTTDLPIEKAAEAIAAEQSTGTWTGISTLDHEVFSNLGARVVDISGDNIIVEFPTDDFSIEVGAVPQILSVIAGNLFGLGALKGVRLEDVTFPKSILEQFKGPKFGADGIRKALDRPEKPLVGTIVKPKIGLDPKKTAEYVYEAGAGGLTNSKDDETLVDQPFCPIEDRTLAVAEALDRLESEGHKMMHAINVSTRGDKIVELAEKVQSWGAREIMVDVITCGFGAVQALAEDPSIKVPIHVHRTMHGAFTKDPLHGVAMLPLTKLTRMCGGDALHIGTLGVGKMSGSTKEDANLPACLGNDVPYKTVMPVCSGGVYPGIVEAIVKKAGNNVQIQAGGGVAGHPGGVRAGAMGMSQAVDAAFLGIPKEEYAKDHNELKIALETWGSK
- a CDS encoding ribose 1,5-bisphosphate isomerase — protein: MDQNIVVTAQEIRDMKIRGAGRIARAGADAMRKFAESYSGSDIAAFRKDMDEASKVLLDSRPTAVSLWNGVQASMKGVKDEDDIESAKALLISNSEQFIKESEEAVRTIAKIGAKRIEDGDTIMTHCNSSVAIGAIVEAFKQGKDIKVFATESRPWRQGILTVNDLAKEGIDTTLIIDSAVRLVMKKVDKVLVGADTITSHGALVNKIGTSQVAMAAKEARVQFYTCSETYKFSPLTLDGDLVKIEERETSEVVKPGEIPDSVKIYNPVFDITPAQYIDGIITEIGLISPGSVYDVMERKFGTEMMKE
- a CDS encoding ribonuclease III domain-containing protein gives rise to the protein METDFEKEVREFLAKSPFGYRKVSEEDLALFCAALTHDSFSNEALNMDPPRKVPSYERLEFLGDSVLEFLVCEHIYRDTDISEGPMTDYKQDKVANHMLSERILAKGIDIDGMMRVGHGHMKGQTKDVVENMRADCFEAVIAAVCLAYGLDEARRIVHEIVIDD